A genomic region of Candidatus Neomarinimicrobiota bacterium contains the following coding sequences:
- a CDS encoding NAD-dependent epimerase/dehydratase family protein: MRKTVILITGVNGEIGHGLVRSLHKEGIANLIGVDLSMPDEFVQERTQDCLVGNILDKNLLDRINAQYEIEAIYHMAALLSTRAEFSPVIAHEVNVDGTLNLLDLAMEQAQSRGKSVKFFFPSSIAVYGLPSLNEKFEAGAIHEDDYRYPQTMYGCNKLYCESLGDYYSHYFKRLSANDSSGLVDFRAIRFPGIISAQTLPAGGTSDYAPEMIHAAAKGEHYDCFVREDATIPFMTMTDAILSIEMLMAAPQDALTQTVYNIKAFNPSAGEFFAKLKEYYPEADIKFVINDNRQSIIDSWPADINDDQARHDWGWSAIHNLSKAFSDYLIPEIRSRYEHN, from the coding sequence GCCAATTTGATTGGTGTCGATTTGAGTATGCCGGATGAATTTGTGCAGGAGCGTACTCAGGATTGTCTGGTGGGGAATATTCTGGATAAGAATCTGCTGGATCGGATCAATGCCCAATATGAGATCGAAGCTATTTACCATATGGCAGCTTTGCTCAGCACACGAGCAGAATTTTCACCGGTAATTGCGCATGAAGTTAATGTGGATGGTACTCTCAACCTGTTGGATCTGGCCATGGAGCAGGCTCAAAGTCGTGGGAAGTCGGTAAAATTCTTTTTCCCAAGTTCTATTGCTGTATACGGTTTGCCATCGCTGAATGAGAAATTTGAAGCGGGTGCCATCCATGAAGATGATTACCGCTATCCACAAACTATGTATGGTTGCAATAAATTGTATTGTGAAAGTCTGGGAGATTATTACAGCCATTATTTTAAGCGTCTGTCTGCCAACGATTCCAGTGGTCTGGTTGATTTTCGGGCCATTCGTTTTCCGGGGATAATCAGCGCTCAAACCTTACCCGCCGGCGGTACCAGTGACTATGCACCGGAGATGATCCATGCTGCTGCAAAAGGGGAGCATTACGATTGTTTTGTTCGTGAGGATGCTACTATTCCATTTATGACCATGACCGATGCCATTCTTTCTATTGAAATGCTCATGGCCGCTCCTCAGGACGCCCTGACCCAGACCGTCTACAACATTAAAGCTTTTAACCCTTCGGCCGGAGAATTCTTCGCCAAACTAAAGGAGTATTACCCAGAGGCAGATATCAAATTTGTGATCAATGACAATCGTCAATCCATAATCGATAGTTGGCCTGCAGACATAAATGATGATCAAGCTCGCCATGATTGGGGCTGGTCGGCTATTCATAATTTGAGCAAGGCTTTTTCAGACTATTTAATTCCCGAGATCAGGAGTCGTTATGAACACAACTAA